Proteins encoded in a region of the Eschrichtius robustus isolate mEscRob2 chromosome 16, mEscRob2.pri, whole genome shotgun sequence genome:
- the FBXO24 gene encoding F-box only protein 24 isoform X2, translating into MGEKLVPSLRRRRVKRSCPSCGPEPGGEEKKRRGKPTSVQLFPPELVDHIISFLPVRDVVSLGQTCHYLHEVCDSEGVWRRMCHRLSPRLRKQGSGVRPWKRAAILNYTKGLYFQAFGGRRRCLSKTVAPVLAHGYRRFLPTKDHIFILDYTGTLFFLKNALVSSTLGQIQWKRACRYVLLCRGAKDFASDPRGDTVYRKYLYVLATREQPEVVGTTHSQSCDCVEVYLQSNGQRVFKMTFHHSMSFKQIVLVGQETQRALLLLTEEGKIYSLVVNETQLDQPRSYTVQLALRKVSRCLPHLRVACMASNQSSTLYITDQGGVYFEVHTPGVYRDLFGTLQAFDSTDQQMPLALSLPAKVLFCALGYNHLGLVDEFGRIFMQGNNRYGQLGTGDKMDRGEPTQVPLCACSLCSTRECLYVLSSHDIEHHPAYRDLPASRVAGTPEPSLGAGAAQDPGGAVARACEQYLSQIHSCPTLQDRMEKMKEVVGWMPLMAAQKDFFWEALDMLQRAAGGVGQGPPTPDS; encoded by the exons ATGGGCGAGAAGTTGGTCCCTTCGCTAAGGAGGAGGCGG GTGAAGCGGAGCTGCCCTTCATGTGGCCCAGAGCCTGGGGGTGaagagaagaagaggagaggaaaaccTACATCTGTTCAGTTGTTCCCCCCAGAGCTG GTGGACCACATCATCTCATTCCTCCCAGTCAGAGATGTAGTCTCTCTAGGCCAGACCTGCCACTACCTCCACGAAGTGTGTGACTCTGAGGGCGTGTGGAGACGCATGTGTCACCGGCTCAGTCCTCGCCTTCGAAAGCAGGGTTCTGGGGTCCGGCCCTGGAAGAGAGCTGCGATTCTGAACT ACACGAAGGGCCTGTATTTCCAGGCATTTGGGGGCCGCCGCCGCTGTCTCAGCAAGACTGTAGCCCCTGTGCTGGCCCATGGCTACCGCCGCTTCTTGCCCACCAAGGACCACATCTTCATTCTTGACTACACGGGGACCCTCTTCTTCCTCAAAAATGCCCTGGTCTCCTCCACCCTTGGCCAGATCCAGTGGAAGCGGGCCTGCCGCTATGTTTTGTTGTGTCGCGGAGCCAAGGAT TTTGCCTCGGACCCGAGAGGTGACACAGTTTACCGTAAATACCTCTACGTGTTGGCCACTCGGGAGCAGCCGGAAGTGGTGGGCACAACCCACAGCCAGTCCTGTGACTGTGTCGAGGTCTACCTGCAGTCCAACGGGCAGCGGGTCTTCAAGATGACCTTCCACCACTCCATGAGCTTCAAACAGATTGTGCTGGTTGGTCAGGAGACCCAGCGGGCCCTGCTGCTCCTCACAG aggAAGGAAAGATCTACTCTTTGGTAGTGAATGAAACCCAGCTGGACCAGCCACGCTCCTATACAGTTCAGCTGGCCTTGAGGAAGGTGTCCCGTTGCCTCCCTCACCTGCGTGTGGCCTGCATGGCTTCCAACCAGAGCAGTACTCTCTACATTACGG ACCAGGGGGGAGTGTATTTTGAGGTGCATACCCCAGGGGTGTATCGTGATCTCTTTGGGACCCTTCAAGCCTTTGACTCCACGGACCAGCAGATGCCGCTTGCGCTCTCACTGCCTGCCAAG GTCCTATTCTGTGCTCTTGGCTACAATCACCTTGGCCTGGTGGATGAATTTGGCCGAATCTTTATGCAGGGAAATAACAGATATGGGCAGCTGGGAACCGGGGACAAAATGGACCGAGGGGAACCCACACAG GTCCCTTTGTGTGCCTGCTCCCTCTGTTCTACCAGGGAGTGCCTCTACGTGCTGTCCAGCCATGACATCGAGCACCATCCCGCCTACCGGGACCTACCAGCCAGCAGGGTGGCGGGGACCCCCGAGCCCAGCCTGGGGGCCGGAGCAGCCCAGGACCCTGGGGGGGCGGTGGCCCGGGCCTGTGAGCAGTACCTCAGCCAGATCCACAGTTGCCCCACGTTGCAGGACCGCATGGAAAAGATGAAGGAGGTCGTGGGCTGGATGCCCTTGATGGCTGCACAGAAGGATTTCTTCTGGGAGGCCCTGGACATGCTGCAGAGGGCTGCTGGAGGGGTTGGCCAAGGCCCCCCAACACCTGACAGCTGA
- the FBXO24 gene encoding F-box only protein 24 isoform X1 — translation MGEKLVPSLRRRRVKRSCPSCGPEPGGEEKKRRGKPTSVQLFPPELVDHIISFLPVRDVVSLGQTCHYLHEVCDSEGVWRRMCHRLSPRLRKQGSGVRPWKRAAILNYTKGLYFQAFGGRRRCLSKTVAPVLAHGYRRFLPTKDHIFILDYTGTLFFLKNALVSSTLGQIQWKRACRYVLLCRGAKDFASDPRGDTVYRKYLYVLATREQPEVVGTTHSQSCDCVEVYLQSNGQRVFKMTFHHSMSFKQIVLVGQETQRALLLLTEEGKIYSLVVNETQLDQPRSYTVQLALRKVSRCLPHLRVACMASNQSSTLYITDQGGVYFEVHTPGVYRDLFGTLQAFDSTDQQMPLALSLPAKVLFCALGYNHLGLVDEFGRIFMQGNNRYGQLGTGDKMDRGEPTQVHYPQRPVALWCGLNHSLVLSQGSDFSKELLGCGCGAGGRLPGWPKGSASFVKLHIKVPLCACSLCSTRECLYVLSSHDIEHHPAYRDLPASRVAGTPEPSLGAGAAQDPGGAVARACEQYLSQIHSCPTLQDRMEKMKEVVGWMPLMAAQKDFFWEALDMLQRAAGGVGQGPPTPDS, via the exons ATGGGCGAGAAGTTGGTCCCTTCGCTAAGGAGGAGGCGG GTGAAGCGGAGCTGCCCTTCATGTGGCCCAGAGCCTGGGGGTGaagagaagaagaggagaggaaaaccTACATCTGTTCAGTTGTTCCCCCCAGAGCTG GTGGACCACATCATCTCATTCCTCCCAGTCAGAGATGTAGTCTCTCTAGGCCAGACCTGCCACTACCTCCACGAAGTGTGTGACTCTGAGGGCGTGTGGAGACGCATGTGTCACCGGCTCAGTCCTCGCCTTCGAAAGCAGGGTTCTGGGGTCCGGCCCTGGAAGAGAGCTGCGATTCTGAACT ACACGAAGGGCCTGTATTTCCAGGCATTTGGGGGCCGCCGCCGCTGTCTCAGCAAGACTGTAGCCCCTGTGCTGGCCCATGGCTACCGCCGCTTCTTGCCCACCAAGGACCACATCTTCATTCTTGACTACACGGGGACCCTCTTCTTCCTCAAAAATGCCCTGGTCTCCTCCACCCTTGGCCAGATCCAGTGGAAGCGGGCCTGCCGCTATGTTTTGTTGTGTCGCGGAGCCAAGGAT TTTGCCTCGGACCCGAGAGGTGACACAGTTTACCGTAAATACCTCTACGTGTTGGCCACTCGGGAGCAGCCGGAAGTGGTGGGCACAACCCACAGCCAGTCCTGTGACTGTGTCGAGGTCTACCTGCAGTCCAACGGGCAGCGGGTCTTCAAGATGACCTTCCACCACTCCATGAGCTTCAAACAGATTGTGCTGGTTGGTCAGGAGACCCAGCGGGCCCTGCTGCTCCTCACAG aggAAGGAAAGATCTACTCTTTGGTAGTGAATGAAACCCAGCTGGACCAGCCACGCTCCTATACAGTTCAGCTGGCCTTGAGGAAGGTGTCCCGTTGCCTCCCTCACCTGCGTGTGGCCTGCATGGCTTCCAACCAGAGCAGTACTCTCTACATTACGG ACCAGGGGGGAGTGTATTTTGAGGTGCATACCCCAGGGGTGTATCGTGATCTCTTTGGGACCCTTCAAGCCTTTGACTCCACGGACCAGCAGATGCCGCTTGCGCTCTCACTGCCTGCCAAG GTCCTATTCTGTGCTCTTGGCTACAATCACCTTGGCCTGGTGGATGAATTTGGCCGAATCTTTATGCAGGGAAATAACAGATATGGGCAGCTGGGAACCGGGGACAAAATGGACCGAGGGGAACCCACACAG GTACATTATCCGCAGCGCCCCGTCGCCCTGTGGTGTGGCCTCAACCACTCCCTGGTGCTGAGCCAGGGCTCAGACTTCAGCAAGGAGCTGCTGGGCTGTGGATGTGGGGCCGGAGGCCGCCTGCCAGGCTGGCCTAAGGGAAGTGCCTCCTTCGTTAAGCTCCACATCAAG GTCCCTTTGTGTGCCTGCTCCCTCTGTTCTACCAGGGAGTGCCTCTACGTGCTGTCCAGCCATGACATCGAGCACCATCCCGCCTACCGGGACCTACCAGCCAGCAGGGTGGCGGGGACCCCCGAGCCCAGCCTGGGGGCCGGAGCAGCCCAGGACCCTGGGGGGGCGGTGGCCCGGGCCTGTGAGCAGTACCTCAGCCAGATCCACAGTTGCCCCACGTTGCAGGACCGCATGGAAAAGATGAAGGAGGTCGTGGGCTGGATGCCCTTGATGGCTGCACAGAAGGATTTCTTCTGGGAGGCCCTGGACATGCTGCAGAGGGCTGCTGGAGGGGTTGGCCAAGGCCCCCCAACACCTGACAGCTGA
- the FBXO24 gene encoding F-box only protein 24 isoform X3 produces the protein MGEKLVPSLRRRRVKRSCPSCGPEPGGEEKKRRGKPTSVQLFPPELVDHIISFLPVRDVVSLGQTCHYLHEVCDSEGVWRRMCHRLSPRLRKQGSGVRPWKRAAILNYTKGLYFQAFGGRRRCLSKTVAPVLAHGYRRFLPTKDHIFILDYTGTLFFLKNALVSSTLGQIQWKRACRYVLLCRGAKDFASDPRGDTVYRKYLYVLATREQPEVVGTTHSQSCDCVEVYLQSNGQRVFKMTFHHSMSFKQIVLVGQETQRALLLLTEEGKIYSLVVNETQLDQPRSYTVQLALRKVSRCLPHLRVACMASNQSSTLYITDQGGVYFEVHTPGVYRDLFGTLQAFDSTDQQMPLALSLPAKVLFCALGYNHLGLVDEFGRIFMQGNNRYGQLGTGDKMDRGEPTQVHYPQRPVALWCGLNHSLVLSQGSDFSKELLGCGCGAGGRLPGWPKGSASFVKLHIKGVPLRAVQP, from the exons ATGGGCGAGAAGTTGGTCCCTTCGCTAAGGAGGAGGCGG GTGAAGCGGAGCTGCCCTTCATGTGGCCCAGAGCCTGGGGGTGaagagaagaagaggagaggaaaaccTACATCTGTTCAGTTGTTCCCCCCAGAGCTG GTGGACCACATCATCTCATTCCTCCCAGTCAGAGATGTAGTCTCTCTAGGCCAGACCTGCCACTACCTCCACGAAGTGTGTGACTCTGAGGGCGTGTGGAGACGCATGTGTCACCGGCTCAGTCCTCGCCTTCGAAAGCAGGGTTCTGGGGTCCGGCCCTGGAAGAGAGCTGCGATTCTGAACT ACACGAAGGGCCTGTATTTCCAGGCATTTGGGGGCCGCCGCCGCTGTCTCAGCAAGACTGTAGCCCCTGTGCTGGCCCATGGCTACCGCCGCTTCTTGCCCACCAAGGACCACATCTTCATTCTTGACTACACGGGGACCCTCTTCTTCCTCAAAAATGCCCTGGTCTCCTCCACCCTTGGCCAGATCCAGTGGAAGCGGGCCTGCCGCTATGTTTTGTTGTGTCGCGGAGCCAAGGAT TTTGCCTCGGACCCGAGAGGTGACACAGTTTACCGTAAATACCTCTACGTGTTGGCCACTCGGGAGCAGCCGGAAGTGGTGGGCACAACCCACAGCCAGTCCTGTGACTGTGTCGAGGTCTACCTGCAGTCCAACGGGCAGCGGGTCTTCAAGATGACCTTCCACCACTCCATGAGCTTCAAACAGATTGTGCTGGTTGGTCAGGAGACCCAGCGGGCCCTGCTGCTCCTCACAG aggAAGGAAAGATCTACTCTTTGGTAGTGAATGAAACCCAGCTGGACCAGCCACGCTCCTATACAGTTCAGCTGGCCTTGAGGAAGGTGTCCCGTTGCCTCCCTCACCTGCGTGTGGCCTGCATGGCTTCCAACCAGAGCAGTACTCTCTACATTACGG ACCAGGGGGGAGTGTATTTTGAGGTGCATACCCCAGGGGTGTATCGTGATCTCTTTGGGACCCTTCAAGCCTTTGACTCCACGGACCAGCAGATGCCGCTTGCGCTCTCACTGCCTGCCAAG GTCCTATTCTGTGCTCTTGGCTACAATCACCTTGGCCTGGTGGATGAATTTGGCCGAATCTTTATGCAGGGAAATAACAGATATGGGCAGCTGGGAACCGGGGACAAAATGGACCGAGGGGAACCCACACAG GTACATTATCCGCAGCGCCCCGTCGCCCTGTGGTGTGGCCTCAACCACTCCCTGGTGCTGAGCCAGGGCTCAGACTTCAGCAAGGAGCTGCTGGGCTGTGGATGTGGGGCCGGAGGCCGCCTGCCAGGCTGGCCTAAGGGAAGTGCCTCCTTCGTTAAGCTCCACATCAAG GGAGTGCCTCTACGTGCTGTCCAGCCATGA